One Thiocapsa sp. genomic window, ACAACGAGAGCGCGCACGCTACCGTTCCGGTTCGACGGATGCAAGAGCGGCATCGAGATCGCGGATCTCGACGTCGTGCGTGATGGTGGCGGTCGCGCCCAGCATGATGGATGCGGAGCAGTATTTTTCGGCACTGAGCTTGATCGCGCGCTCGACCCGCTGCGGATCGAGCGCGCGCCCGGTCAGGATGAAATGGACATGGATCGCGGTGAAGACCTTGGGGTCGGTTTCCGCCCGCTGGGCCGTCAACTCGACCACGCAGTCCGTCACCGCCTGCCGCGCCTTGCGCAGGATGAGCAGGACGTCGAACTGGGTGCAGCCCCCCAAGCCCATCAGCAGCATCTCCATCGGGCGCACCCCGATGTTGCGACCGCCGAGATCGGGCGGTCCGTCCATCACGATGGCATGACCCGAGCCGGCCTCGCCCAGCATCGCCGCCCCTTCGATCCATTTCACACGCGCCTTCATCTCGATTCTCCGCCCTGACTCGTTCCGCTTGAACATGAAGAGGCCAGGCGCGTGCCCCTCCCTCGGGTTCGACAAGGGCAAGACGCACGCCTAGAATCCAGAGCCATGTCCGGCACAGACAGACACAGCGATCCATGACCATTTTGACGCCGCCGAAACAAGATCCCCGCTGGTTGGAACCCTTGTTGCAGTACTGTCATGCCAAGAGCTACGACAAAAACGTGGACTTCATCCGTGAAGGTGAAGCGGCGGACACGCTCTATTATCTCATCGAAGGCTCGGTCGCGGCGATGATCGACGACCCCGAGGAGCGTCGCGAGCTCCTGCTCGCCTACATCAACAAGGGCGAGTTCATCGGCGAGATGGGGCTCTTCGTCCCGCAAAAGACGCGCAGCGTCATCGTCCGCACCCGCACCAAGTGCAAGGTCGCGGAGATCAGCTACCAACGGCTCGATCGCCTGCTCGATGTCGAGCTCAAAGAGTACGCCAAGGATTTTCTCTACAGCGTCGGACTGCAGCTCTCCCAGCGCCTGCGCCAGACCAGCCGCAAGGTCGGTCACCTGGCGTTCCTGGACGTGACGGGCCGCATCGCCGGCACCTTGCTGGACCTCTGCAAACAGCCCGATGCCATGACCCATCCCGACGGGATGCAGATCCGCGTCACCCGACAGGAGCTCTCCCGCAACGTCGGCTGCTCGCGCGAGATGGCCGGGCGGGTGCTCAAGAGCTTGGAGGAGCAGGGGCTGGTCAGCGTGAAGGGCAAGACGATCGTGGTGTTCGGGACGCGGTAGGGGGCCGCCAGCCGTAGGGAGCCGCCAGCCGTAGGTTGGGCAAAGCGCAGCGTGCCCAACCCGCGCCGGCATCACAGGGAACTCACGCCGTCAGTCTCGAGCAAACCGTCGCAGAATTTGTCGTTGTCGTTGTCGTTGTCGTTGTCGTTGTCGTTGTCGTTGTCGTAATCGTAATCGGATTCCGGACGACAACGAGTCACCCGAGCTCGTCCGGGAGGCCGAAGAGTCGACTGCAAGTCGACGATCCCGGGGGGAGCGAGCTCAGCAGGAAGCCCCGAAGAATAGCCGTGCCAGCTCCTCGCCCGGATCATCGGCACGCATGAAGGCTTCGCCGACGAGGAAGGCGTTCACACCGCTCGCGCGCATCCGCTCGACATCGTCCGGGGTCAGGATGCCGCTCTCGGTCACGAGAAGCCGGTCGCTCGGGACCCGATCCAGCAGCCCGAGCGTCGTGTCCAGCGTCACCTCGAAGGTCCGCAGATTGCGGTTGTTGATCCCGATCAGTCGGCCCGGGATCGCCAGCGCCCGCTCCAGCTCTTCCGCGTCGTGGACCTCCACCAGCACGTCCAACCCAAGCTGTCGGGCCAGATCGTTCAGCTTGGCGAGCCGGACATCGTCCAGACAGGCCGCGATCAGCAGGATGCAGTCCGCACCCAGAGCGCGGGCCTCGTAGACCTGATAGGGGTCGACGATGAAGTCCTTGCGGATCACCGGCAGGGCGCAGGCCGCGCGCGCCGCCTTGAGATGCTCGTCGCTCCCCTGGAAGAAATCCCGGTCGGTCAGCACCGAGAGACAGGCCGCGCCGTTGCGGGCGTAGCTCTGCGCGATCTCGGCGGGCCGAAAATCCGCGCGCAGCACACCCTTGCTCGGACTGGCCCTCTTGATCTCGGAGATCACTGCCGGAGCGCCGGCCTCGACCTTCGCACGGAGCGCGTCGACGAACCCGCGCGGGGGATCGACCTCGTGTAGGCCGGCAACCAGTCGATCCATGGGCATGCGCGCCGACCGGGCAGAGACCTCTTCGAGCTTCCGATGAATAATCTTCTTGAGGATGTCGGGTGTATCGGCCATGGTCAGACGCCACCCGTCGCGCGCTCGAAGCTCGTCGTGAGCGCGATCAAGCGCTCGAGCCGACGCTCCGCCTCCCCGCTTGCGATCGCGGCATCCGCCTGCGCCAGCCCGTCCGCCAGGGTCTGCGCTCGTCCGGCGGCATAGATCGCCGCGCCGGCATTGAGCTGAACGATATCGCGTGCCGGACTCGGCTGATTGGCGAGCACCCCGCGCAGCATCACCAGGCTCTCGGCCGGATCCCCGACCCGGATCGAATCCAGATCCGAACGCTTGATCCCGAAGTCCTCGGGATGGATGGCGTAGCGGTGGATCACGCCGTCCTTCAACTCGGCCACGTCGGTGATGTCGCCGATGCTGATCTCGTCGAGCCCGTCGCGGGCGTGGACCACCAGGACATGACGACTGCCGAGACGCTGCAGCACCAGCGCGAGCGGCTCGAGTAGATCCTCGCTGAAGACGCCGAGGACCTGATTGGGTGCACCGGCCGGATTGGTCAGCGGACCCAGGACATTGAAAATCGTCCGCACACCCAGCTCCTTGCGCGGACCGATCGCGTGCTTCATGGCGCTGTGATGACCGGGCGCGAACATGAAGCCGACGCCGACCTCGCGCACGCAACGCGCGATCTGTTCGGACGTCAGGTCCAGGCGCACACCGGCCGCCTCGAGCACGTCGGCTGCACCGGAGCGACTCGAGACCGACCGGTTGCCGTGTTTGGCGACATGACAGCCGGCCGCCGCCGCGACGAACATGCTGGTGGTCGAGACGTTGAAGGTCCCCGAGGAATCGCCGCCCGTGCCGACGATGTCGACCACATGATCGAGCCCGCCGATATCCACGCCGGTCGCCAGCGCGCGCATCACGCCCGCCGCCGCCGCGATCTCGGGCACCGCCTCGCCCTTCATGCGCAAGGCGATCAGGAATCCGGCGATCTGCGCCGAGGTCGCCCCGCCGGTCATGATGGTGCGCATGACCGAGGTCATCTCCTCCCCGGTCAGATCACGATGTTCCAGGCAGCGGTTGATCGCCTCTTTTAGCTCCATGATTAAAACGCGCCTTTTGGTTTAGGTGAGGGTTTCATGTTGGGTTAACCTCATCGTGCGCATTCACTGCCGGAGCTGCGCGTTTTAAGTGATTTCCGGGAAAGCATCGACCAACATGGGGCGACTTTAGTCGCCCGGTAAGCATTGGCAACACGCACGGCCGGGATGATCATTCCCGGAAATCGCCTTAAACCGCGTCCAGAGCGACATGCGTCATTTTCATTTTGCGTTTAGCTTCGGAGATGTCCTCGATCTCGGTGAGACGCGGTTTAAAATTTTATATTTTTTAATACTTTAAACCGCGCCGGCTCCAGCGGTTCTGAAATCCGCCGGGGCCGATCCCATCCAAAAACATCGCATACCGCACTGGGCGCGGTTTACGCGGATTGTAAAAAGTTGCGGAGGAGATCGTGCCCGTGCCGGGTCAGGATGGACTCCGGATGGAACTGCACGCCCTCGACCGCAAGCTCGCGATGGCGCACGCCCATGATGGCCTCGCGCTCGCCGTCGGGGGTCTCGGTCCAGGCCGTCACCTCCAGACACTCCGGCAGGGTCTCCTGCTCGATCACCAGCGAGTGGTATCGAGTCGCCTCGAAGGGGTTTTCCAGGCCGCTGAAGACACCGACGCTCGTGTGGTGGATCGCCGAGGTCTTGCCGTGCATCACGCTCGGCGCCTTGATGATGTGTCCGCCGAACGCCTGGCCAATCGATTGATGGCCCAGACAGACACCGAGGATCGGCACGCGCCCGGCCATCGCCTTGATCAGCGGGACCGAGATCCCGGCCTCGTTCGGCGTGCAGGGCCCGGGCGAGATCACGATCCGCTCGGGCGCGAGCGCAATCGCCTCGTCGAGACTCAGCTCGTCGTTGCGCACCACGCGCACCTCCGCACCCAACTCGCCCAGGTATTGCACCAGGTTGTAGGTGAAGGAGTCGTAGTTGTCGATCATCAAAATCATACTGAACTTCACCCACTCTTTTGTAATGGGAATGACATCATCTGCGACCTGGCTCGGCGGCCCCCATCAGGGCGACAAGGTCACGAATGAAACGGTCGGCTTGGTCAACCGCCCAGATTGCCTTGTCAACGTCGATGGGCTCACCGGTATAATCCGCAAGCAAACGAATCCGCTCCACCTGATTGAGTATACGACCGAGTTCAATATCCACTCGGCCGGTCGTCACGAGATGTTGACCGAAGGATGCAATTAACCCTCGATGCGTTCTGATCATCTCGGGGCGAATGCCCGGCTGTGTCACGATCAAGGCCACTGTGGCCGCATCGAACATGGCGTAATAGGCGCGGTTGCAGGCACCGTCGGTGTCTCCGTCCGCCAATAACAGTCGTGCCGAAACGAGCGCCCGCCGTGCCTTTTTAAGGCCAGCATCGGCGGTCATACGGGAATCCCATCGCGCTGGATCGTCTCGATCAGACCTGGATTCGCGAAATCCTCCGGATGCCGCCACTCCTCCAACCAGATCGGCAGAGGGTCGATCAGAATACCCGTCTCAAGCATGAGATCGAAGGCGATGCCCGCCATGTCAACCGCCGCATCGGCGCGATTTCCATGTGGCCCCCCGAGCAGTACCGCAAGGTCCAGGTCGCTCAGATCGTCTGCATCCCCACGGGCACGGCTGCCATAGAGCAAGGCACCGGCAACGTCGTACCGCGCGCGCAACCGATCGACGAATCCTCTGGCAGCACTTTCCACATTCGCATTCATCAGAAACCTCGCGGGTCGTTGACTACGGGAAGTGCCGCACGCCGGGATTCGCCTAGGATGCCTTGCGTGCCTCGCTAACGACATTGGTATCAATCAAATACACCGTCTGCGCCTCCGTGGCCTCTGCGCGCTGGAAGTCGCTGTCGCGTCCGACATCCGGCATGGACGCCAGAACCTCGGCAAAGCTGCGCTTGGGCGAATGCAACAAGACCTGCTCAAGGATCAAACGGTGCTCGGCCTCGGCGCTGCGCCCGTGGACGGCCGCCCGATGTTTGAGCGCTTCGACGATGCTGTGGTCGAGATTCCTGACAACGAGATGAGCCACGAGCCTGCTCCGGCGAACCAGTGTGCTGACAATGATAGCAACGCAAGGGTCAAACGACTCGCCCGGCGCCGCGCTCAATGCCCGCCTCGGCCAAGGCCACGGCGCGAAAGACCGCGCGGCCCTTGCTCATGGTCTCCTTCCATTCGGCGTCCGGGACCGAATCGGCCACGATGCCGGCGCCGGCCTGGATGTGAAGCATGCCGTCTTTGATCACGGCGGTGCGGATCGCAATCGCCGTGTCCATGTTGCCGTTCCAGGACAGATAACCGACCGCACCCGAATAGATGCCGCGCTTGACGGGTTCCAGCTCGTCGATGATCTCCATCGCGCGGATCTTGGGCGCCCCGGAGACGGTGCCGGCCGGGAAGGTCGCGCGCAGCACGTCGATGGCGTTCATGCCCTCGCGCAGATCGCCGACCACGTTCGAGACGATGTGCATCACGTGCGAATAGCGCTCGACGATCATCTTGTCGGTCACGCGCACGCTGCCGATCTCGGCCACGCGCCCGGCGTCGTTGCGGCCCAGGTCGATCAGCATCAGGTGCTCGGCCAGCTCCTTGGGATCGGCCAGCAGCTCGGCTTCGAGTGCCTGGTCTTCGGCCTCGGTCTCGCCGCGCCGGCGGGTGCCGGCGATCGGGCGGACCGTGACCACGCCGTCCTCGAGCCGGGTCAGGATCTCGGGCGAGGAGCCGACGATGTGAAAATCGCCCAGATCGAGAAAATACATGTAGGGCGATGGATTGAGCCCGCGCAGCGCCCGATAGAGATCCAGCGGCGGCGCCCGGAAGGGGATGGAGAGCCGCTGCGAGATGACGACCTGCATGCAGTCGCCGGCCAGGATGTAGTCCTTGATGCGCTCGACCGCGTGCTTGAAGCCATCCTCGGTGAAGCCGGAGACGAAGTCGGTCTCGCTCACCGTGCGCCCCTGCTCCACGGAACGTCGCGGGGCACCGCGGCGCATCCGCTCGCAGAGCGCGTCGATGCGCGCCTCGCCGGCCTCCAGGGTATCCCCTGCACTCGGGTCGAGGTTCAGGATGATGTACATCCGGCCGCTGAGATTGTCGAAGACGACCACCTCGTCCGAGACCATCAGCAGGATGTCCGGGGTCTGCAGCTGATCCGGGTTGGGGCAGGTCGCCAGACGCGGCTCGATATAGCGGATGGTGTCGTAGCCGAAATAGCCGACCAGACCGCCGGTGAAGCGCGGCAGACAGGCGAGATCGGCAACCTTGAAGCGCTTTTGATAGGCATCGATCCAGGCCAGCGGATCCGCCGTCTCGACGGACTCGATGACCGCGCCGTCACGCTCGACGCGGATCTCGCGGCCGCTCACCCGCAGCAGGGTGCGACAGGGCAGGCCGATAATGGAATAACGCCCCCACTTCTCGCCGCCCTGCACGGATTCAAGCAGGTAGGAGTAAGGCCCCTCGGCGAGCTTGAGATAGACGCTGAGCGGGGTGTCGAGGTCGGCAAGGACCTCGCGCAGGATCGGAATACGGTTGTTACCCTGGTCGGCCAGGGCACGAAAGGCAGCGGGGGTCATCGGGGTCTCCGAGCAATGGGGTTCAAGGCAGGTCGGCACGCGGTCTCAACCTCGCCATCGCCACCCGGTCATCGCTCGCATCGTCCGAAGCCTCATGTTCGATCATCAACATCGCGACCCCAAACGCAAGCCGCAGTCATCACACAAATCAACACCCGTAGGATGGGTAGAGCGCAGCGAAACCCATCCTCCCCGCGGCGAGATCCGAAACACCCACACCCGTAGGATGGG contains:
- a CDS encoding aminodeoxychorismate/anthranilate synthase component II, with the translated sequence MILMIDNYDSFTYNLVQYLGELGAEVRVVRNDELSLDEAIALAPERIVISPGPCTPNEAGISVPLIKAMAGRVPILGVCLGHQSIGQAFGGHIIKAPSVMHGKTSAIHHTSVGVFSGLENPFEATRYHSLVIEQETLPECLEVTAWTETPDGEREAIMGVRHRELAVEGVQFHPESILTRHGHDLLRNFLQSA
- a CDS encoding DNA-binding protein codes for the protein MAHLVVRNLDHSIVEALKHRAAVHGRSAEAEHRLILEQVLLHSPKRSFAEVLASMPDVGRDSDFQRAEATEAQTVYLIDTNVVSEARKAS
- a CDS encoding HEPN domain-containing protein codes for the protein MTADAGLKKARRALVSARLLLADGDTDGACNRAYYAMFDAATVALIVTQPGIRPEMIRTHRGLIASFGQHLVTTGRVDIELGRILNQVERIRLLADYTGEPIDVDKAIWAVDQADRFIRDLVALMGAAEPGRR
- a CDS encoding nucleotidyltransferase domain-containing protein, which gives rise to MNANVESAARGFVDRLRARYDVAGALLYGSRARGDADDLSDLDLAVLLGGPHGNRADAAVDMAGIAFDLMLETGILIDPLPIWLEEWRHPEDFANPGLIETIQRDGIPV
- the crp gene encoding cAMP-activated global transcriptional regulator CRP — protein: MTILTPPKQDPRWLEPLLQYCHAKSYDKNVDFIREGEAADTLYYLIEGSVAAMIDDPEERRELLLAYINKGEFIGEMGLFVPQKTRSVIVRTRTKCKVAEISYQRLDRLLDVELKEYAKDFLYSVGLQLSQRLRQTSRKVGHLAFLDVTGRIAGTLLDLCKQPDAMTHPDGMQIRVTRQELSRNVGCSREMAGRVLKSLEEQGLVSVKGKTIVVFGTR
- the trpE gene encoding anthranilate synthase component I is translated as MTPAAFRALADQGNNRIPILREVLADLDTPLSVYLKLAEGPYSYLLESVQGGEKWGRYSIIGLPCRTLLRVSGREIRVERDGAVIESVETADPLAWIDAYQKRFKVADLACLPRFTGGLVGYFGYDTIRYIEPRLATCPNPDQLQTPDILLMVSDEVVVFDNLSGRMYIILNLDPSAGDTLEAGEARIDALCERMRRGAPRRSVEQGRTVSETDFVSGFTEDGFKHAVERIKDYILAGDCMQVVISQRLSIPFRAPPLDLYRALRGLNPSPYMYFLDLGDFHIVGSSPEILTRLEDGVVTVRPIAGTRRRGETEAEDQALEAELLADPKELAEHLMLIDLGRNDAGRVAEIGSVRVTDKMIVERYSHVMHIVSNVVGDLREGMNAIDVLRATFPAGTVSGAPKIRAMEIIDELEPVKRGIYSGAVGYLSWNGNMDTAIAIRTAVIKDGMLHIQAGAGIVADSVPDAEWKETMSKGRAVFRAVALAEAGIERGAGRVV
- the trpC gene encoding indole-3-glycerol phosphate synthase TrpC — its product is MADTPDILKKIIHRKLEEVSARSARMPMDRLVAGLHEVDPPRGFVDALRAKVEAGAPAVISEIKRASPSKGVLRADFRPAEIAQSYARNGAACLSVLTDRDFFQGSDEHLKAARAACALPVIRKDFIVDPYQVYEARALGADCILLIAACLDDVRLAKLNDLARQLGLDVLVEVHDAEELERALAIPGRLIGINNRNLRTFEVTLDTTLGLLDRVPSDRLLVTESGILTPDDVERMRASGVNAFLVGEAFMRADDPGEELARLFFGASC
- a CDS encoding OsmC family protein, encoding MKARVKWIEGAAMLGEAGSGHAIVMDGPPDLGGRNIGVRPMEMLLMGLGGCTQFDVLLILRKARQAVTDCVVELTAQRAETDPKVFTAIHVHFILTGRALDPQRVERAIKLSAEKYCSASIMLGATATITHDVEIRDLDAALASVEPER
- the trpD gene encoding anthranilate phosphoribosyltransferase gives rise to the protein MELKEAINRCLEHRDLTGEEMTSVMRTIMTGGATSAQIAGFLIALRMKGEAVPEIAAAAGVMRALATGVDIGGLDHVVDIVGTGGDSSGTFNVSTTSMFVAAAAGCHVAKHGNRSVSSRSGAADVLEAAGVRLDLTSEQIARCVREVGVGFMFAPGHHSAMKHAIGPRKELGVRTIFNVLGPLTNPAGAPNQVLGVFSEDLLEPLALVLQRLGSRHVLVVHARDGLDEISIGDITDVAELKDGVIHRYAIHPEDFGIKRSDLDSIRVGDPAESLVMLRGVLANQPSPARDIVQLNAGAAIYAAGRAQTLADGLAQADAAIASGEAERRLERLIALTTSFERATGGV